A single Streptomyces sp. Edi2 DNA region contains:
- a CDS encoding carbohydrate ABC transporter permease yields MTTVPGTAASRRRATARPVKRLSRGAIQLFLLLIGLVWLTPAAGLFLSSLRTEEKNASSGWWTALTAPGQLSLDNYTALLKDSGIVQAFWNTVLISVPTTLAVVVIAALAGYAFAWLEFPGRDWIFLVVVAMLVVPVQIGLLPVAKLFGALGLFGSIPGVVLFHTAYGLPFAIFLLRNYFAEIPKEMLEAARMDGGGEWRIFSQLILPLGRPAIASLAIFQFLWVWNDMLVALLFADNASQPLTVALQSQMRQFGSNIGVLAPGAFLSLIVPLIVFFAFQRHFVQGIMAGSVK; encoded by the coding sequence ATGACCACCGTCCCCGGTACCGCAGCGTCCCGCCGGCGGGCGACGGCACGGCCGGTGAAGCGTCTCAGCCGTGGCGCGATCCAGCTGTTCCTGCTCCTCATCGGCCTGGTCTGGCTCACCCCTGCCGCGGGACTCTTCCTCTCCTCCCTGCGTACGGAGGAGAAGAACGCGAGCAGCGGCTGGTGGACCGCCCTCACCGCGCCCGGCCAGCTGTCGCTGGACAACTACACGGCGCTGCTGAAGGACTCGGGCATCGTCCAGGCGTTCTGGAACACCGTGCTGATCTCGGTGCCCACCACCCTCGCCGTGGTCGTGATCGCCGCGCTGGCCGGATACGCCTTCGCCTGGCTGGAGTTCCCCGGCCGGGACTGGATCTTCCTGGTGGTGGTCGCCATGCTGGTGGTGCCGGTCCAGATCGGACTGCTGCCGGTGGCCAAGCTGTTCGGCGCGCTCGGCCTGTTCGGCTCCATCCCGGGTGTGGTCCTCTTCCACACCGCCTACGGCCTGCCGTTCGCCATCTTCCTGCTGCGCAACTACTTCGCGGAGATCCCCAAGGAGATGCTGGAGGCGGCCCGTATGGACGGCGGCGGGGAGTGGCGCATCTTCTCCCAGCTGATCCTGCCGCTGGGCCGCCCCGCCATCGCCAGCCTGGCCATCTTCCAGTTCCTGTGGGTCTGGAACGACATGCTGGTCGCGCTGCTCTTCGCCGACAACGCGTCACAGCCGCTGACGGTGGCCCTGCAGTCGCAGATGCGACAGTTCGGCAGCAACATCGGGGTACTCGCCCCCGGCGCCTTCCTGTCGCTGATCGTGCCGCTGATCGTGTTCTTCGCCTTCCAACGGCACTTCGTGCAGGGGATCATGGCCGGTTCGGTCAAGTAG
- a CDS encoding alpha/beta hydrolase, whose protein sequence is MTTWTPTHWAHNGEVELAYDQLTSHQGNEPLLLVTGLGVSRFWWPGGLAQALAAQGFAVARYDQRDAGESTRLPPTATGNPITALVRKRGASYTAEGMTDDAVAVMDALGWDSAHLFGQSLGGAVAQRIALRHPGRVRTLTSVSAVPGDAAGLGALRYIRLRTLGKLARMTYPDTPEGDIEAGIALARLLHSPAYPFDEQAVRDSVTSLADTGVRDGHSQSRQIGATWHGLAISRITVPTLVLHGADDPLVKPAAGRAVAARIPGAQFVPLPGVGHDLPEPVWNDVAVRVRHLADR, encoded by the coding sequence ATGACCACATGGACACCGACCCACTGGGCCCACAACGGCGAAGTGGAGCTTGCCTATGACCAGTTGACGAGCCATCAAGGCAACGAGCCACTGCTGTTGGTGACCGGCCTGGGCGTTTCGCGATTCTGGTGGCCCGGTGGACTGGCGCAGGCCCTGGCCGCGCAGGGCTTCGCGGTGGCCCGCTACGACCAGCGCGACGCGGGAGAATCGACCCGTCTGCCGCCCACCGCGACCGGCAACCCCATCACGGCGCTCGTCCGCAAGCGCGGCGCGTCGTACACCGCCGAGGGCATGACCGACGACGCGGTCGCCGTGATGGATGCGCTGGGCTGGGATTCGGCCCATCTCTTCGGCCAGTCGCTCGGCGGCGCGGTGGCCCAACGCATCGCGCTGCGCCACCCCGGGCGGGTACGGACGCTGACGTCGGTGTCGGCCGTCCCCGGCGACGCCGCGGGCCTGGGCGCCCTGCGTTACATCCGGCTGCGGACGCTGGGCAAGCTCGCTCGGATGACGTACCCGGACACTCCCGAAGGTGATATCGAGGCCGGAATCGCCCTCGCCCGACTCCTGCACTCGCCCGCATATCCGTTCGATGAGCAAGCCGTCAGGGACTCGGTCACCAGCTTGGCGGATACCGGGGTCCGCGACGGGCACAGCCAGAGCCGGCAGATCGGGGCAACGTGGCATGGCCTTGCCATCAGCCGGATCACGGTGCCGACCCTGGTCCTGCACGGCGCGGACGACCCCCTGGTCAAACCCGCTGCCGGGCGCGCCGTTGCGGCCCGTATCCCCGGTGCGCAGTTCGTCCCCTTGCCCGGGGTCGGCCACGACCTGCCGGAACCGGTCTGGAACGACGTCGCCGTGCGGGTGCGACACCTCGCCGACCGGTAG
- a CDS encoding GNAT family N-acetyltransferase produces the protein MSALQTERLLLRAWRPADLAPWAAMNADPEVRRYFPEVLTREQSEASAARFQACLDERGWGWWAVEVRATGEFIGFTGLDPVDEDMPFTGVEAGWRLTRSAWGHGYATEAAEAALAFGFTTLGLPEILAVTTATNLRSQAVMRRIGMVRDPADDFDDPDVPDGPLRRCVVYRISGEAQRVRKQRT, from the coding sequence ATGTCTGCACTGCAAACCGAGCGTCTGCTGCTGCGTGCGTGGCGGCCTGCCGACCTTGCGCCCTGGGCGGCGATGAACGCCGATCCCGAAGTCCGCCGGTACTTCCCGGAAGTGCTGACGCGTGAGCAGAGCGAGGCCTCCGCCGCTCGTTTCCAGGCCTGTCTCGATGAGCGCGGCTGGGGGTGGTGGGCGGTCGAGGTGCGCGCCACCGGCGAGTTCATCGGGTTCACCGGACTCGATCCGGTGGACGAGGACATGCCCTTCACGGGAGTGGAGGCCGGCTGGCGTCTGACCCGGTCGGCCTGGGGGCACGGCTACGCCACCGAGGCCGCCGAGGCCGCTCTGGCCTTCGGCTTCACCACCCTCGGTCTGCCGGAGATCCTTGCGGTGACGACCGCCACCAACCTCCGGTCCCAGGCCGTGATGCGCCGCATCGGTATGGTCCGCGACCCCGCGGACGACTTCGACGATCCCGATGTACCGGACGGGCCGCTGCGCCGGTGCGTGGTGTACCGGATCTCCGGCGAAGCGCAGCGGGTCAGGAAACAGCGGACGTAG
- a CDS encoding ATP-binding domain-containing protein, whose product MRHEQEFIDLLYERLAELRAGSERAVNAALPLDGNHAQARLERDVLVAEHSGLLAAFDSGENGLCFGRLVFRDGRDHHIGRIGIRRDDADRTPLVLDWRAEVARPFYLATGHTPMGLRRRRHLTTEGRVVTALHDEILDLDDTECTGYESADADAVLLSALDAARTGRMHDIVQTIQAEQDAIIRAPHRGVLVVEGGPGTGKTVVALHRAAYLLYAHRELLARRAVLIVGPNPAFLSYIEEVLPSLGETGVLLATPGELFPGVTATGTDTAEAAGIKGRAEMAEALAAYVRDRQTLPDPEIVIDHEDGELRLDADMAHEARRLARETKLPHNLARPHFAFRIIDALTAQLADQLGADPFGGPNFLGPDDLAQLGKAIATSPEVHRAIEELWPDLTPQGLVAGFLADPAHLPDADADLIRRADGDWTPADIPLLDEAAELLGEDDSAARAAAEAERQEQIAYAKGVLELSYGSRTQEFEDRVDEDSEVLAAHDLLDAERLADRHEEADHRTAAERAAADRTWAFGHIIVDEAQELSAMMWRLLMRRCPTRSMTLVGDPAQTAEPGGLGSWEAILAPYTGERRHHVRLGVNYRTPSEIMDIAAQVPRSTDPAFEPPRSIRSTGVPPWAQRTGDCARTVAEAVARDAHEEGRLAVIAPRSRHEALSAALPAASAGSFPDLTRPVVLIDPRQAKGLEFDTVIVVEPAEFGASDLYVALTRATQRLGVVHTAPLPAGLEMLSPPATASSGR is encoded by the coding sequence ATGCGGCACGAGCAGGAATTCATTGATCTGCTCTATGAACGCCTCGCCGAACTGCGGGCCGGATCCGAGAGGGCGGTGAACGCGGCCCTGCCGCTGGACGGGAACCACGCCCAGGCACGGCTGGAGCGCGATGTACTGGTGGCCGAGCACTCGGGCCTGCTGGCTGCCTTCGACTCCGGCGAGAACGGCCTGTGCTTCGGCCGGCTGGTCTTCCGGGACGGGCGCGATCACCACATCGGCCGCATCGGCATCCGGCGCGACGACGCGGACCGGACCCCACTGGTCCTCGACTGGCGGGCCGAGGTCGCCCGCCCGTTCTACCTCGCCACCGGGCACACCCCGATGGGGCTGCGCCGCAGGCGTCACCTCACGACCGAAGGCCGGGTCGTCACCGCCCTCCATGACGAGATCCTCGACCTCGACGACACCGAATGCACCGGGTACGAGAGCGCCGACGCGGACGCCGTCCTGCTGTCCGCGCTGGACGCGGCGCGCACCGGACGGATGCACGACATCGTGCAGACCATCCAGGCGGAACAGGACGCGATCATCCGTGCCCCGCACCGCGGCGTCCTCGTCGTGGAGGGCGGGCCCGGCACCGGCAAGACCGTCGTCGCGCTGCACCGCGCCGCGTACCTGCTCTATGCGCACCGCGAACTGCTCGCCCGCCGTGCCGTGCTGATCGTCGGACCCAACCCCGCGTTCCTCAGCTATATCGAGGAGGTGCTGCCCTCGCTCGGCGAGACGGGCGTCCTGCTCGCCACACCCGGTGAGCTCTTCCCCGGCGTGACCGCGACCGGAACCGACACCGCCGAGGCCGCCGGGATCAAGGGCCGTGCGGAGATGGCGGAGGCTCTGGCGGCGTACGTACGGGACCGGCAGACCCTGCCCGACCCCGAGATCGTGATCGACCACGAGGACGGCGAACTGCGGCTGGACGCGGACATGGCGCACGAGGCACGCCGCCTCGCGCGTGAGACCAAGCTGCCGCACAACCTCGCCCGCCCCCACTTCGCCTTCCGCATCATCGACGCGCTCACCGCACAACTGGCCGACCAGCTCGGCGCCGACCCCTTCGGCGGGCCGAACTTCCTCGGCCCCGACGATCTCGCCCAGCTCGGCAAGGCGATCGCCACCAGCCCCGAAGTGCACCGCGCCATCGAGGAGTTGTGGCCCGACCTCACGCCTCAGGGGCTGGTCGCCGGCTTCCTCGCCGACCCCGCCCACCTTCCGGACGCCGACGCGGACCTGATCCGCCGCGCGGACGGCGACTGGACTCCCGCGGACATCCCCCTGCTGGACGAGGCGGCCGAACTCCTCGGCGAGGACGACTCGGCGGCCCGCGCCGCGGCCGAGGCGGAACGACAGGAGCAGATCGCGTACGCCAAGGGCGTGCTCGAACTCTCCTACGGCTCCCGTACCCAGGAGTTCGAGGACCGGGTGGACGAGGACTCCGAGGTACTGGCCGCGCACGATCTGCTGGATGCGGAACGGCTCGCCGACCGCCACGAGGAGGCCGACCACCGCACCGCCGCCGAGCGCGCGGCAGCCGACCGGACCTGGGCGTTCGGCCACATCATCGTGGACGAGGCTCAAGAGCTCTCCGCCATGATGTGGCGGTTGCTGATGCGCCGCTGCCCCACCCGCTCGATGACCCTGGTCGGCGACCCGGCCCAGACCGCCGAACCGGGCGGCCTGGGCTCGTGGGAGGCCATCCTCGCGCCGTACACCGGGGAGCGCCGGCACCATGTCAGGCTCGGGGTCAACTACCGTACGCCGAGCGAGATCATGGACATCGCGGCGCAGGTGCCCCGGTCCACGGACCCCGCGTTCGAACCGCCGCGCTCGATCCGTTCCACCGGTGTCCCCCCATGGGCGCAGCGCACCGGCGACTGCGCGCGCACCGTCGCCGAGGCGGTCGCGCGGGACGCCCATGAGGAAGGCCGCCTCGCCGTGATCGCCCCGCGATCCCGTCACGAGGCCCTGTCCGCCGCCCTCCCGGCCGCCTCCGCCGGTTCCTTCCCGGACCTGACCCGCCCGGTGGTCCTCATCGACCCACGGCAGGCCAAGGGCCTGGAATTCGACACGGTGATCGTGGTGGAACCGGCCGAATTCGGGGCCAGCGACCTCTACGTCGCCCTCACCCGGGCGACGCAACGGCTCGGCGTCGTGCACACGGCGCCCTTGCCGGCGGGCCTGGAGATGCTGTCGCCGCCGGCCACCGCATCCTCCGGCCGGTGA